AGAATGTTATTTAAAGGCAGAATCAAAACCACACCAACCAGCACAGCAATTGCATTGAATGTACCGGCAGTAAAAAACATGTAAATAATAACAGGGATTGCTACAGGGAGTATCCCAATCTGGACAATCCCTAAAATAAACATCAGAAGAGCCCATAGACCAGCAGCGGGAACCCCGAAGATCATAAATACCAGTCCTGCTAACAGAGCTTCAATCAAGGCAACGCCAAGAATTCCCCGGGCAACATTCCTGACCGTCCGCTCTGCATTCTCTGCATACTCTTTCCCTCTTTCTCCAAGTAGCTTATGCGCAATATCATAGGCAGATTTGCTTCCTGCATCTGTATAAACCAACAGTATACCTCCGATCAGAATAGATACAATGAACTTCAGATAACCGAGCACACCTCCACTGATGGCTCCTAGTAACCAGGTTAAAACTACCTGAAGCTGGGACTCGTATTCCGTAATCATCCCTCCCAGGTTAGTGGATGCTTTAGTCCAAAAACCATGCGCCGGTTCTCCGACCAAAGGCCACGACTTGACATGATCGGGTGGTGGTGGAATCAGAGTCTGATTATTTTGAAATAGATCCAGAATTTGTTCCACACCGCTGACAAGCGAACCGGCAAGTAACCCAAGAGGTAATATTATAATGATTAAGGCGAGAAAAGTCAACAACAAAGCAGCAAGTTTTTTTCGTTCTCCAAGCCTCTTTTTCAGCCAGTTATATCCAGGATAGAGGGCAATTGCAATGATAATCCCCCAGATTATCATCACCATAAAAGGCTGTATGATCAGGTAGCACCAGACCAGCAAAATAATGACCAGACCAACCCGGATTGATGTTTCAAGTACACGGGTGGTCAAATTGTCTTGAGTAAGTAAATTTTTCGAATCAGACATTGGTAAGATTTGATGTTATATATAAGAGCATATTATTTGGTTATGGAATATACCAATTCATAGCAAAGATCCTTTTTCTCACTTTTTTTAGAGAGATCATCCGTACTATTCTTCTCTTTCTCTGAAAAGGTAAAACGGTTGACAGGATCATCAAGAAAAGGACTCAGGTAATCACGGATCAAGTTATTCCATAATTTAAAACGATTTGCCATGATATCCTGATGTGAAGAGTCATCTTTTTCGGAATAGTCAAGGTGTTGAAAAT
The genomic region above belongs to Bacteroidota bacterium and contains:
- a CDS encoding AI-2E family transporter, which produces MSDSKNLLTQDNLTTRVLETSIRVGLVIILLVWCYLIIQPFMVMIIWGIIIAIALYPGYNWLKKRLGERKKLAALLLTFLALIIIILPLGLLAGSLVSGVEQILDLFQNNQTLIPPPPDHVKSWPLVGEPAHGFWTKASTNLGGMITEYESQLQVVLTWLLGAISGGVLGYLKFIVSILIGGILLVYTDAGSKSAYDIAHKLLGERGKEYAENAERTVRNVARGILGVALIEALLAGLVFMIFGVPAAGLWALLMFILGIVQIGILPVAIPVIIYMFFTAGTFNAIAVLVGVVLILPLNNILKPILLGKGAPAPMVIIFMGAIGGFIVSGILGLFVGAVILSIGYNLFLLWIKNEETETNNESA